Proteins encoded by one window of Rutidosis leptorrhynchoides isolate AG116_Rl617_1_P2 chromosome 7, CSIRO_AGI_Rlap_v1, whole genome shotgun sequence:
- the LOC139859232 gene encoding serine/threonine-protein kinase TIO-like has translation MSAMLALAYMCSLEDNESVATSIREIAVPLIPPCATLCDYLKTSITGSQGGKVMLSYWHGIMDGCVVLLYFRLYWGGPLAIQDLGSCDIPQSLIDLLGNKQQQHLDEIGLSPLGVVWAVCSLRMCLKGGSSVFRQVLLTSETVKNLCDLISDVHLKPLQYWVGPSRGKFEVKRTVNQVVYLLMFPFDASEESSELRDMDSQSRKDMVIEIKASMENYIQILLEVGLPGQIIKCLEHLESKDTEQPLELLILMVDHRSLVVELVRKGLLNPNLMKSLLDDPSPTQVKVKALQIISKVAQMDKEFYELIDGADILQQLKAFLTHEDRDVRGWTCKAIGNMCLHSSYFYSMLAKHNIGSLLVDLLFDKDVFPCGYAVFAIARMTRISEYFYEDLRRCIHPLAKLLHSAETHNITKRNVANCLNNLSYHSDKLIEDMISKGAMEALLKVVADYSVVALDPNRIDDFEDILLLRTLIALATMCKHQPCRQFICSSHVYAVIGELRESPIEDIASYSTLIFNRASEET, from the exons ATGTCTGCCATGCTGGCACTAGCATATATGTGCTCCCTTGAAGATAATGAGTCTGTTGCAACATCAATTCGTGAAATAGCCGTTCCTTTGATCCCACCGTGTGCCACACTTTGTGATTATCTCAAGACGTCAATAACAGGCTCTCAAGGTGGTAAAGTTATGCTTTCATACTGGCATGGGATCATGGATGGATGCGTGGTTTTGTTGTATTTCAGATTATATTGGGGTGGGCCTTTAGCTATTCAGGACTTGGGTAGCTGTGATATCCCCCAAAGTCTTATTGATTTGTTAGGAAACAAGCAGCAGCAACATTTAGATGAAATTGGACTCTCACCTCTTGGGGTTGTGTGGGCAGTTTGTTCATTAAGAATGTGTCTTAAAGGAGGCAGTTCAGTTTTTCGCCAGGTGTTGCTTACAAGTGAAACTGTAAAAAATTTATGTGATTTAATATCTGATGTCCATCTTAAGCCTTTACAGTACTGGGTTGGACCTAGTAGAGGGAAATTTGAAGTAAAACGTACAGTTAATCAAGTAGTTTATCTTTTGATGTTTCCATTTGATGCTTCTGAGGAGAGTAGTGAACTTCGAGACATGGACTCTCAAAGTAGGAAGGATATGGTTATAGAAATAAAAGCAAGCATGGAAAATTATATTCAAATCCTTTTAGAG GTAGGACTTCCGGGTCAAATAATCAAGTGTTTGGAACATTTGGAGTCCAAGGATACTGAACAACCTCTTGAGCTTCTAATCTTAATGGTAGATCATCGGTCACTGGTTGTTGAACTTGTTAGGAAAGGACTCTTGAATCCAAATTTAATGAAAAGCTTACTTGATGATCCATCACCAACTCAAGTCAAGGTGAAGGCTCTGCAAATAATATCAAAAGTAGCCCAAATGGACAAG GAGTTTTATGAGCTAATAGACGGAGCAGATATATTACAACAGTTGAAAGCTTTCCTTACACATGAAGATCGAGATGTGCGTGGCTGGACGTGTAAGGCTATAGGAAACATGTGCTTGCATAGCTCCTACTTTTATAGCATGTTG GCAAAACACAACATCGGTAGCCTCTTGGTTGACCTATTATTCGATAAGGACGTCTTCCCCTGTGGATATGCTGTATTTGCT ATTGCTCGCATGACACGCATAAGTGAATATTTCTATGAAGACCTGAGGAGATGTATACATCCACTTGCAAAACTGCTGCATTCAGCAGAGACGCATAACATAACGAAGAGGAATGTTGCTAATTGTCTTAACAATCTTTCTTACCACTCGGATAAACTTATTGAAGATATGATCTCTAAAGGAGCAATGGAG GCTTTGTTAAAGGTAGTCGCAGATTACTCTGTTGTTGCACTCGACCCAAACAGGATTGACGACTTCGAAGATATACTTCTACTTCGGACTCTTATTGCATTAGCTACAATGTGTAAACATCAACCTTGTAGACAGTTCATCTGTTCATCACATGTGTACGCAGTTATAGGAGAACTACGTGAGTCACCCATCGAAGACATTGCCAGCTACTCAACTCTCATTTTCAACAGAGCCTCTGAAGAGACCTAA
- the LOC139859233 gene encoding probable serine/threonine-protein kinase PBL22 translates to MSFTDLDHLSIPFEQIKEATTNFTTIIGKGGYGPVYKGRISLSGETELTTVAIKRLDTRISGQGLKEFLTEIQLLSRYKKHPNLISLVGFCDQGPEKLLIYEYAHLGSLDKYLRNSRNPTCTLTWKQRLNICIDAARGLDHLHNHVAKHERIIHRDIKSANVLLDSNWRAMIADFGLSKIGRANENESFLITNPCGTHGYCDPLYQQTGILTKESDVYSFGVVLFEVLCGRSCFFMDAESKQRLLPQMAKIYYKKNKLNRIIDPTLKEYMDSNSMKKFSRIAYQCLLDDREGRPPMDLVLQELEKALHLLSFSSGEEDKNRDIISSEPAESWDQDGPASNQAKLIVGSDLVATGELNSTGVVKDSCGEHLGSTFDILRRKKSDYNNFLVESFSDKKKSLVNNGDQFGGSYITHWVAILELSKEVTGWGEDASGRLVYEFVSCVTIVISRVAQHLKASMSTKDAEVAINDLKQILDHAKESGIILFGY, encoded by the exons ATGTCTTTCACAGATCTGGATCACCTTAGTATACCATTCGAGCAAATTAAAGAAGCCACTACAAACTTCACAACTATCATCGGAAAAGGTGGATATGGCCCTGTTTATAAGGGACGAATCTCACTCTCCGGTGAAACGGAACTTACCACCGTTGCTATAAAGCGACTTGATACTAGAATTTCTGGTCAAGGCCTGAAGGAGTTCTTAACAGAGATTCAGTTGCTATCGCGTTATAAAAAACATCCAAACCTCATCTCCCTTGTTGGTTTCTGCGACCAAGGCCCTGAAAAACTTCTCATTTATGAGTATGCGCATCTCGGAAGCCTTGATAAGTACCTACGTAACTCTCGGAATCCCACTTGTACACTAACATGGAAACAGAGACTAAATATTTGCATCGACGCAGCACGTGGTTTAGATCATCTGCACAACCACGTTGCAAAACATGAACGAATTATCCACAGAGACATTAAGAGTGCTAACGTTCTCTTGGATAGTAACTGGAGAGCAATGATCGCGGATTTCGGTCTTTCAAAAATTGGTCGTGCCAATGAAAATGAATCTTTTCTCATCACCAACCCGTGCGGCACACATGGCTATTGCGATCCTCTTTACCAACAAACCGGGATATTGACCAAAGAGTCGGATGTTTATTCATTCGGCGTAGTACTATTTGAAGTCCTATGTGGACGCTCGTGCTTCTTTATGGATGCAGAAAGTAAACAGCGATTGTTGCCACAAATGGCCAAAATCTACTACAAGAAAAATAAACTAAATCGGATAATTGATCCTACTCTGAAGGAGTACATGGACTCCAACTCCATGAAAAAGTTTTCACGGATTGCATATCAGTGTTTGTTGGACGATCGAGAAGGACGCCCGCCGATGGATTTGGTATTACAAGAACTTGAAAAAGCATTACACCTGCTG TCATTTTCTAGTGGCGAAGAGGATAAGAATCGTGATATCATATCATCAGAACCTGCTGAATCTTG GGATCAAGATGGTCCCGCATCGAACCAGGCCAAGCTGATAGTTGGTTCAGACTTAGTAGCTACAGGGGAACTTAATTCTACAGGAGTTGTAAAAGATAGTTGTGGGGAACATTTGGGATCGACTTTTGACATTCTTCGCAGAAAAAAGTCAGATTACAATAACTTTTTGGTTGAG AGTTTCTCAGATAAAAAGAAGTCATTGGTGAACAATGGAGATCAGTTTGGAGGTTCATATATCACGCATTGGGTTGCCATTTTGGAGCTCTCTAAAGAG GTTACTGGTTGGGGTGAAGATGCATCAGGGAGACTTGTATATGAATTTGTTTCCTGCGTTACAATAGTTATATCTAGAGTAGCACAACATCTAAAAGCTTCCATGTCTACCAAAGATGCTGAGGTGGCGATAAACGATCTTAAACAGATATTAGATCATGCTAAAGAATCTGGTATCATA CTATTTGGTTACTAA